In one Thermococcus sp. 2319x1 genomic region, the following are encoded:
- a CDS encoding ABC transporter permease, with product MGSLVRFLYLAKASLLTAKRYRIDWYGNVLMPVLGILPVIIAVWYGNKIGFLDFSHIVGTKKFFEYYILGIAYWNYIEAVWTSIFVLREHMRIGQLEELLLTPIKPWEYILGWSFLAISLTTISSLPLIIVALVINIFHLSIETCILAVSIFLISMIASFGFAFLIFGLTLVIREGDEIVSLLGNAAPLLGGLYFPVTLLPTPLLVISYVFPFTWGIDLLRAVFLDSKTILSFETELILLFIMSLGYFGMGILSYKSLEIKMRRKGIQGF from the coding sequence ATGGGAAGCTTGGTGAGGTTCTTATATCTCGCAAAAGCATCTCTATTAACTGCAAAACGTTATAGAATAGACTGGTATGGCAATGTATTAATGCCTGTTCTGGGGATTCTTCCTGTTATTATTGCCGTTTGGTATGGGAATAAAATCGGTTTTCTAGATTTTTCCCATATTGTTGGAACTAAAAAATTCTTTGAATACTACATCCTCGGAATTGCATATTGGAACTATATCGAAGCAGTGTGGACTTCAATTTTCGTACTCAGAGAACACATGAGGATTGGACAATTAGAAGAGCTCCTTCTTACTCCGATTAAGCCATGGGAATATATTCTTGGTTGGTCTTTCTTGGCGATAAGTTTAACAACAATAAGTTCTTTGCCGTTAATTATAGTAGCGTTGGTAATAAACATCTTTCACCTGAGCATAGAAACTTGTATTCTGGCGGTATCCATATTTTTAATTTCAATGATAGCCTCTTTTGGTTTTGCATTTTTAATTTTTGGTTTAACGTTAGTGATTAGAGAAGGTGATGAAATAGTTTCATTACTCGGAAATGCTGCTCCTCTTTTAGGTGGTCTTTACTTTCCTGTAACTCTACTTCCAACGCCATTATTAGTTATCTCTTATGTATTTCCCTTTACTTGGGGAATTGATCTACTCAGAGCTGTGTTTTTAGATTCCAAAACAATTCTCAGTTTTGAAACTGAACTGATACTTCTCTTTATAATGTCCCTTGGATACTTTGGAATGGGGATTCTAAGCTACAAATCACTTGAGATTAAAATGAGAAGAAAAGGAATTCAGGGATTTTAA